A region of Ramlibacter agri DNA encodes the following proteins:
- the secA gene encoding preprotein translocase subunit SecA, translating to MATNFLTKIFGSRNDRLLKQYRKVVEQINGLEAGTEKLSDEQLQAKTQEFRARLAEGETLDQLLPEAFAVVREGSKRVMKMRHFDVQLMGGLALHQGKIAEMRTGEGKTLTATLPVYLNALSGKGVHVVTVNDYLANRDAQWMGRLYNFLGLSVGINLPQMPREEKQAAYRADITYGTNNEYGFDYLRDNMVYEVADRVQRVLNYAIVDEVDSILIDEARTPLIISGQAEDHTDLYQAIKKVVPLLVKQEGEADPRTGEGVTKPGDFTVDEKAHQVFLTEAGHEKAERVLFNLGLIPEGATLYDPANISLMHHLNAALRAQHLYHRDQHYVVQDGEVIIVDEFTGRLMAGRRWSDGLHQAVEAKEGAQIQPENQTLASITFQNYFRLYGKLSGMTGTADTEAYEFQEIYGLETVVIPPNRISKRDDQLDRVYKTGREKYEAAIKDIRECYDRGQPVLVGTTSIENSEIISDLLKAANLEHQVLNAKQHAREADIVAQAGRSKMITIATNMAGRGTDIVLGGNVEKAVEAVEADESLDEATKQARAAELRAQWQVDHDHVVKQGGLRIIATERHESRRIDNQLRGRSGRQGDPGSSRFYLSLDDPLMRIFAGDRVRAIMERLKMPDGEAIEAGIVTRSIESAQRKVEGRNFDIRKQLLEYDDVANDQRKVIYQQRNDILDAKDLGAQIAALREGCFTDIVHQYVPPESVEEQWDLPALETTLRDDWGIELGLKKEVESSSSITDEDLAERVIAAAHAAFKAKVDLVGEENFTQFERMVLLQSIDSHWREHLAALDYLRQGIHLRGYAQKQPKQEYKREAFELFGQMLDAVKNEVSKILMTVKIQSAEQLETAAEDMEERAENIANVTYTAPTETGEVQSVVDETTAAVAVADLPRVGRNDPCPCGSGKKYKACHGRLT from the coding sequence ATGGCCACCAACTTCCTGACCAAAATCTTCGGCTCCCGTAACGACCGGCTGCTCAAGCAGTACCGCAAAGTCGTGGAGCAAATCAACGGCCTCGAGGCCGGGACGGAAAAGCTGTCCGACGAGCAGCTGCAGGCAAAGACGCAGGAATTCCGCGCCCGCCTTGCAGAGGGCGAGACGCTGGACCAACTGCTGCCCGAGGCCTTCGCCGTCGTGCGTGAAGGCTCCAAGCGCGTCATGAAGATGCGCCACTTCGACGTGCAGCTGATGGGCGGCCTCGCGCTGCACCAGGGCAAGATCGCCGAAATGCGCACCGGCGAGGGCAAGACCCTCACCGCCACGCTGCCCGTGTACCTGAACGCCCTCTCGGGCAAGGGGGTGCACGTCGTGACGGTCAACGATTACCTGGCCAATCGCGACGCCCAGTGGATGGGCCGGCTGTACAACTTCCTGGGCCTGTCGGTGGGCATCAACCTGCCGCAGATGCCGCGCGAGGAGAAGCAGGCCGCCTACCGTGCCGACATCACCTACGGCACCAACAACGAGTACGGCTTCGACTACCTGCGCGACAACATGGTGTACGAGGTCGCGGACCGCGTGCAGCGCGTCCTGAACTATGCGATCGTCGACGAAGTGGACTCGATCCTGATCGACGAAGCGCGCACGCCGCTGATCATCAGCGGCCAGGCCGAAGACCACACGGATCTGTATCAGGCGATCAAGAAGGTCGTGCCGCTGCTGGTCAAGCAGGAAGGCGAAGCCGACCCGCGCACCGGCGAAGGCGTCACCAAGCCGGGCGACTTCACGGTGGACGAGAAGGCCCACCAGGTCTTCCTGACCGAAGCCGGCCACGAGAAGGCCGAACGCGTGCTGTTCAACCTGGGGCTGATCCCCGAGGGCGCCACGCTGTACGACCCGGCGAACATCTCGCTGATGCACCACCTGAACGCGGCGCTGCGTGCGCAGCACCTGTACCACCGCGACCAGCATTACGTGGTGCAGGACGGCGAGGTCATCATCGTCGACGAATTCACCGGCCGCCTGATGGCGGGCCGGCGCTGGAGCGACGGCCTGCACCAGGCCGTGGAAGCCAAGGAAGGCGCGCAGATCCAGCCCGAGAACCAGACGCTGGCCTCGATCACCTTCCAGAACTACTTCCGCCTGTACGGCAAGCTGTCCGGCATGACCGGCACGGCCGACACCGAAGCCTACGAATTCCAGGAGATCTACGGCCTGGAGACGGTGGTGATCCCGCCCAACCGCATCAGCAAGCGCGACGACCAGCTCGATCGCGTCTACAAGACGGGGCGCGAGAAGTACGAAGCGGCCATCAAGGACATCCGCGAGTGCTACGACCGCGGCCAGCCGGTGCTGGTGGGCACGACCTCGATCGAGAACTCCGAAATCATCTCGGACCTGCTGAAGGCGGCGAACCTGGAGCACCAGGTGCTCAACGCCAAGCAGCACGCCCGCGAAGCCGACATCGTGGCGCAGGCCGGCCGGTCGAAGATGATCACCATCGCCACCAACATGGCCGGCCGCGGCACGGACATCGTGCTGGGCGGCAACGTGGAGAAGGCCGTCGAGGCGGTGGAAGCCGACGAGTCGCTGGACGAAGCCACCAAGCAGGCCCGCGCCGCCGAACTGCGCGCGCAGTGGCAGGTGGACCACGACCACGTGGTCAAGCAGGGCGGCCTGCGCATCATCGCCACCGAGCGGCACGAAAGCCGCCGCATCGACAACCAGCTGCGCGGCCGCTCGGGCCGCCAGGGCGACCCCGGCTCCTCGCGCTTCTACCTGTCGCTGGACGACCCGCTGATGCGCATCTTCGCGGGCGACCGCGTGCGCGCCATCATGGAGCGCCTGAAGATGCCCGATGGCGAGGCCATCGAAGCCGGCATCGTCACCCGCTCCATCGAGAGCGCGCAGCGCAAGGTTGAAGGCCGCAACTTCGACATCCGCAAGCAGCTGCTGGAATACGACGACGTCGCCAACGACCAGCGCAAGGTGATCTACCAGCAGCGCAACGACATCCTCGACGCCAAGGACCTCGGCGCCCAGATCGCGGCGCTGCGCGAAGGCTGCTTCACCGACATCGTCCACCAGTACGTGCCGCCGGAGTCGGTGGAGGAGCAGTGGGACCTGCCGGCCCTGGAGACGACGTTGCGCGACGACTGGGGCATCGAGCTCGGGCTGAAGAAGGAAGTGGAATCCTCTTCCTCCATCACCGACGAGGACCTCGCCGAGCGCGTGATCGCCGCGGCGCACGCCGCCTTCAAGGCGAAGGTGGACCTGGTCGGCGAGGAGAACTTCACCCAGTTCGAGCGCATGGTGCTGCTGCAAAGCATCGACTCGCACTGGCGCGAGCATCTGGCCGCGCTGGACTACCTGCGCCAGGGCATCCACCTGCGCGGCTACGCGCAGAAGCAGCCCAAGCAGGAATACAAGCGCGAGGCCTTCGAGCTGTTCGGGCAGATGCTCGATGCGGTGAAGAACGAGGTCTCCAAGATCCTGATGACGGTGAAGATCCAGTCCGCCGAGCAGCTGGAGACGGCTGCCGAGGACATGGAAGAACGCGCCGAGAACATCGCCAACGTCACCTACACCGCTCCCACCGAGACCGGCGAGGTGCAGAGCGTGGTCGACGAGACCACCGCCGCGGTGGCCGTCGCCGACCTGCCGCGGGTGGGCCGCAACGACCCCTGCCCCTGCGGCAGCGGCAAGAAGTACAAGGCCTGCCACGGCCGCCTGACCTGA
- a CDS encoding type III pantothenate kinase, which translates to MSFLAIDIGNTRLKWALYPQAEPGAQALAHGAEFLENVDKLADGPWADLPKPDFMLGCCVAGDQVRRRAEEQMEELWDVPAAWVVASSQEAGVSNGYDHPTRLGADRWVAMIGARHRMLAEGPARPLVVVLIGTAVTVEAVDAQGRFLGGFILPGHGIMLRALESGTAGLHVPTGEVREFPTNTSDALTSGGTFAIAGAIERMVQHVRRHCGAEPARIMTGGAGWKMAPHMGLDFELVESLVFDGLLVIAQERRRSP; encoded by the coding sequence ATGAGCTTCCTCGCCATCGACATCGGCAACACGCGCCTGAAGTGGGCGCTGTACCCGCAGGCCGAGCCCGGCGCGCAGGCGCTGGCCCACGGGGCGGAGTTCCTGGAGAACGTCGACAAGCTCGCCGACGGGCCCTGGGCCGACCTGCCCAAGCCGGACTTCATGCTGGGTTGCTGCGTGGCCGGCGACCAGGTGCGGCGCCGCGCCGAGGAGCAGATGGAGGAGTTGTGGGACGTGCCGGCCGCCTGGGTGGTGGCCAGCAGCCAGGAAGCCGGCGTCTCCAACGGCTACGACCACCCCACGCGCCTGGGCGCGGACCGCTGGGTGGCCATGATCGGCGCGCGCCACCGCATGCTGGCCGAGGGGCCGGCGCGGCCGCTGGTGGTGGTCCTGATCGGGACGGCGGTGACGGTGGAAGCGGTCGATGCGCAAGGCCGCTTCCTGGGCGGCTTCATCCTGCCGGGGCACGGCATCATGCTGCGCGCGCTGGAAAGCGGCACCGCCGGCCTGCACGTGCCGACCGGCGAAGTGCGCGAATTCCCGACCAACACCAGCGACGCGCTCACCAGTGGCGGCACCTTCGCCATCGCCGGCGCGATCGAGCGCATGGTGCAGCACGTGCGCCGCCATTGCGGCGCCGAGCCGGCGCGCATCATGACCGGCGGCGCCGGCTGGAAGATGGCCCCGCACATGGGGCTGGACTTCGAACTGGTGGAAAGCCTGGTGTTCGACGGGCTGCTGGTGATCGCGCAGGAGCGGCGCCGCTCGCCCTAG
- a CDS encoding M20 aminoacylase family protein — protein MQLLDSIVTQAASIAAVRRDIHAHPELCFEEVRTADVIAAKLAEWGIPVHRGLGKTGVVGILKNGTSTRAVGLRADMDALPMQEFNTFAHASQHTGKMHACGHDGHVAMLLAAAQHFAKNRNFDGTVYLIFQPAEEGGGGAREMIRDGLFEQFPMEAVFGMHNWPGGQVGQFAVSPGPVMASTAEFKIVIRGKGGHGAMPHLGVDPVPVACQMVQAFQTIVSRNTKPIEAAVISVTMIHAGEATNVIPDSCELQGTVRTFSVAVQDLIEKRMQQIAEHVGAAHDCKVEFAFHRNYPPTINSKAKAEFARQVMESVVGPQNVLDQEPTMGAEDFAFMLQAKPGAYCFISNGDGRHREMGHGAGPCMLHNPSYDFNDDLIPLGATYWVRLAEAWLAKEKA, from the coding sequence ATGCAGCTCCTCGACTCCATCGTCACGCAGGCCGCGTCCATCGCCGCCGTGCGCCGCGACATCCATGCCCACCCCGAACTGTGCTTCGAAGAGGTGCGCACCGCCGACGTCATCGCCGCCAAGCTCGCCGAATGGGGCATCCCGGTGCACCGGGGCCTGGGCAAGACCGGCGTGGTCGGCATCCTGAAGAACGGCACGTCCACGCGCGCCGTGGGCCTGCGCGCCGACATGGACGCCCTGCCCATGCAGGAGTTCAACACCTTCGCCCACGCCAGCCAGCACACCGGCAAGATGCACGCGTGCGGCCACGACGGCCACGTCGCCATGCTGCTGGCCGCGGCGCAGCATTTCGCGAAGAACCGCAATTTCGACGGCACCGTCTACCTGATCTTCCAGCCAGCCGAGGAAGGCGGCGGCGGCGCTCGCGAGATGATCCGCGACGGCCTGTTCGAGCAGTTCCCCATGGAAGCCGTGTTCGGCATGCACAACTGGCCGGGCGGCCAGGTCGGCCAGTTCGCCGTCAGCCCCGGGCCGGTGATGGCGTCCACCGCCGAATTCAAGATCGTCATCCGCGGCAAGGGCGGCCACGGCGCCATGCCGCACCTGGGCGTCGACCCGGTGCCGGTGGCCTGCCAGATGGTGCAGGCCTTCCAGACCATCGTCAGCCGCAACACCAAGCCGATCGAAGCCGCCGTGATCTCGGTGACGATGATCCACGCCGGCGAAGCCACCAACGTCATCCCCGACAGCTGCGAGCTGCAAGGCACCGTGCGCACCTTCTCCGTCGCTGTGCAGGACCTGATCGAGAAGCGCATGCAGCAGATCGCCGAGCACGTGGGCGCGGCGCACGACTGCAAGGTGGAGTTCGCGTTCCACCGCAACTACCCGCCGACGATCAACTCGAAGGCCAAAGCGGAGTTCGCCCGCCAGGTGATGGAATCCGTCGTCGGCCCGCAGAACGTGCTGGACCAGGAACCCACCATGGGCGCGGAAGACTTCGCCTTCATGCTGCAGGCCAAGCCGGGCGCCTATTGCTTCATCTCCAACGGCGACGGCCGCCATCGCGAGATGGGCCACGGCGCCGGCCCCTGCATGCTGCACAACCCCAGCTACGACTTCAACGACGACCTGATCCCGCTGGGCGCGACCTACTGGGTGCGCCTGGCCGAAGCCTGGCTGGCGAAAGAAAAAGCATGA
- a CDS encoding M14 family metallopeptidase has translation MSAAANDCFAPTYAEARQKFLQAADAAGLAVESKPCPEPGLQGEQLAMDVARDGHPDAAKLLVLTSACHGVEGFCGSGVQVAALRDEEFRRRAQEAGVAVLYVHALNPFGFSYFGRATQENVDLNRNFHDFGQPLPVNAGYRELHDLLIPEQWPPTAENTAGIQAYIANGGPKRYQAAVSGGQYEFSNGLFFGGQAPTWSNRTFREVLRAHGRHAAQIAWIDIHTGLGPTGVGERIFAARDDAATLERARAWWDGGGRTPVTSIYDGSSTSPFLTGLMFNAFYDECPQAEYTGLAMEYGTVPVLEGLQALRGEQWLRRHSDAPQALADAVRKRVFDSFYTDTDLWREQILAQGREALVQAVDGLAP, from the coding sequence ATGAGCGCGGCAGCCAACGACTGCTTCGCCCCCACTTACGCCGAGGCTCGCCAGAAGTTCCTGCAAGCCGCCGACGCCGCCGGCCTGGCGGTGGAGTCCAAGCCCTGCCCCGAGCCCGGGCTGCAGGGCGAGCAGCTGGCGATGGACGTGGCCCGCGACGGCCATCCCGATGCGGCCAAGCTGCTGGTGCTGACCAGCGCCTGCCATGGCGTCGAAGGGTTCTGCGGCAGCGGCGTGCAGGTGGCGGCGCTGCGCGACGAGGAGTTCCGCCGGCGCGCGCAGGAGGCTGGCGTGGCCGTGCTGTACGTGCACGCGCTCAATCCCTTCGGCTTCTCGTACTTCGGCCGGGCGACGCAGGAGAACGTCGACCTCAATCGCAATTTCCACGACTTCGGCCAGCCCCTGCCGGTGAACGCCGGCTACCGCGAGCTGCACGACCTGCTGATCCCGGAGCAATGGCCGCCGACCGCGGAGAACACCGCCGGCATCCAGGCCTACATTGCCAACGGCGGCCCCAAGCGCTACCAGGCGGCCGTGAGCGGCGGCCAGTACGAGTTCAGCAACGGCCTGTTCTTCGGCGGCCAGGCGCCCACCTGGAGCAACCGCACTTTCCGCGAAGTGCTGCGGGCACACGGCCGCCACGCGGCGCAGATCGCCTGGATCGACATCCACACGGGCCTGGGGCCCACCGGCGTCGGTGAACGCATCTTCGCGGCGCGCGATGATGCAGCCACGCTGGAGCGCGCGCGGGCCTGGTGGGACGGCGGCGGCCGCACGCCGGTGACCTCGATCTACGACGGCTCGTCGACCTCGCCCTTCCTCACGGGGCTGATGTTCAACGCCTTCTACGACGAGTGCCCGCAGGCCGAATACACGGGCCTGGCGATGGAATACGGCACCGTGCCGGTGCTGGAAGGCCTGCAGGCGCTGCGCGGCGAGCAATGGCTGCGCCGGCACTCCGACGCGCCGCAGGCGCTGGCCGACGCCGTGCGCAAGCGGGTCTTCGACTCGTTCTACACGGACACCGACCTGTGGCGCGAGCAGATCCTCGCGCAGGGCCGCGAGGCGCTGGTGCAGGCCGTCGACGGCTTGGCGCCCTAG
- a CDS encoding response regulator: MTFPLFHRPGTVVFLDDDPDYLEMLALVLPRHWHLKLFLRPADCIAYLLQEPPFWEADAWNQQQLIEHWREGKPLIPQILGYWSKYTERYMLSRVCVVDFSMPGMDGLQALAELGDWPGARVLLTGQADEQVAVRAFNRGLIDQFIPKQTPDISRRLIEAVERLLFTSHARHAQTWRVTLKPEQNALLRTPGVGDWLSAFCAKHFVEHVAIGEPFGVLGMDANGKISWLQLETREGLRTLAEVAEAAGVPPAAVEEIRSGQKLADMELRTALSSSQPVSLVPSFPVGEGAGALLGALFPVEAPSGPDPNNSYSRWLSRQPKRHVQE; this comes from the coding sequence ATGACCTTCCCTCTCTTCCACCGCCCCGGCACCGTGGTGTTCCTGGACGACGATCCGGACTACCTGGAGATGCTCGCCCTGGTGCTGCCCCGGCACTGGCACCTCAAGCTGTTCCTGCGGCCGGCGGACTGCATCGCCTACCTGCTGCAGGAGCCGCCGTTCTGGGAGGCGGACGCCTGGAACCAGCAGCAGCTCATTGAGCACTGGCGCGAGGGCAAGCCGCTGATCCCGCAGATCCTGGGCTACTGGTCCAAGTACACCGAGCGCTACATGCTCTCGCGCGTGTGCGTGGTCGACTTCTCCATGCCTGGCATGGACGGCCTGCAGGCACTGGCCGAACTCGGCGACTGGCCCGGCGCGCGCGTGCTCCTCACCGGCCAGGCCGACGAGCAGGTGGCGGTGCGGGCCTTCAACCGCGGGCTCATCGACCAGTTCATCCCCAAGCAGACGCCGGACATCTCGCGCCGCCTCATCGAGGCCGTCGAGCGCCTGCTGTTCACGTCGCACGCACGCCATGCGCAGACCTGGCGCGTCACCTTGAAGCCGGAGCAGAACGCGCTGCTGCGCACGCCCGGCGTGGGCGACTGGCTGTCGGCCTTCTGCGCCAAGCATTTCGTGGAGCACGTCGCCATCGGCGAGCCCTTCGGCGTGCTGGGCATGGACGCCAACGGCAAGATCAGCTGGCTGCAGCTGGAAACGCGCGAAGGCCTGCGCACGCTGGCGGAAGTGGCCGAAGCAGCGGGCGTGCCGCCGGCCGCGGTGGAAGAAATCCGCAGCGGCCAGAAGCTGGCCGACATGGAGCTGCGGACCGCGCTGTCCTCGTCGCAACCGGTCTCGCTGGTCCCCAGCTTCCCGGTCGGTGAAGGCGCCGGCGCCCTGCTCGGCGCGCTGTTCCCGGTGGAGGCCCCGAGCGGGCCGGACCCGAACAACAGCTACAGCCGCTGGCTGTCACGCCAGCCCAAACGCCACGTTCAGGAGTAG
- a CDS encoding helix-turn-helix transcriptional regulator: protein MGIPVNFDSVSLDGVLSDWVAALREFSVEAVVILGPDPFGGNEDRQVVAVHPPVVAEAANALAESRDFGARWRDSDAPLVAWQTIARSDPMHSSRWRMLWLAHGYQTLVRVEFSLPAGRAFECFMFSPRELTDRADAAAMAWSALNIWPLVKRSIAQARSTLSRRERECLELAFEGLTARESSQRLQCSERTVNYHIANAMNKLRVDNKMAAIQRACFLGAI, encoded by the coding sequence ATGGGGATCCCTGTTAACTTTGACAGCGTCAGCCTCGATGGCGTCCTCAGCGACTGGGTGGCTGCGCTGCGCGAATTTTCAGTCGAGGCCGTGGTCATCCTCGGCCCCGATCCCTTTGGCGGCAACGAGGACCGACAGGTGGTCGCCGTGCACCCCCCGGTGGTCGCGGAGGCCGCCAATGCGCTGGCCGAGAGCCGTGACTTCGGCGCCCGCTGGCGCGACTCCGACGCGCCCCTGGTGGCCTGGCAGACCATCGCGCGCTCCGACCCGATGCATTCCAGCCGCTGGCGGATGTTGTGGCTGGCCCACGGTTACCAGACCCTGGTGCGGGTGGAGTTCTCGCTGCCGGCCGGCCGCGCCTTCGAATGCTTCATGTTCAGCCCGCGCGAGCTGACCGACCGCGCGGACGCTGCGGCGATGGCCTGGTCGGCCCTGAACATCTGGCCGCTCGTGAAGCGCTCCATCGCCCAGGCCCGGTCCACCCTGAGCCGGCGCGAGCGCGAATGCCTGGAGCTGGCTTTCGAAGGCCTGACGGCACGCGAGAGTTCACAGCGCCTGCAGTGCAGCGAGCGCACGGTGAACTACCACATCGCCAATGCGATGAACAAGCTGAGGGTGGACAACAAGATGGCCGCGATCCAGCGCGCCTGCTTCCTCGGCGCGATTTAG
- a CDS encoding sensor histidine kinase produces MRRPPTLPASPRALYRAGLQRVRSWVSTEFKRSLVEPILHPSTWRIRALGISTLMGHPLFWLIWTEWLPQPYENLVLRLLMSAFGLSLLVIPGITARPPSRLAAATFSLIFWITLPWFFSWMYFCNGGNAVWLASLGAAVLIYYHLTDWRLATVGSFSALAVAWAMFNVLFPDSPAIPLELALTNAIVLSFCWFMGIVLGLSSSNLRREQLTYTLGTMGIMAHELRTPLATMQLIGEALRNETRDEMDAARVEMLSQRLTGLVRNMNHQIDMQITNARLMRLPIHTELVGASDLVHDALADYPFRSSRERESVVVRVHSDFRFRGSRSLFQQVIANLVKNALRSLAAASTAIRPGDLLIEVGAQSNRGRIVFTDNGVGMDADLQANIFQPFFSTDRGTGHGLGLAFCQRVVQAASGSIRVKSAPHKGAMFTVELPLA; encoded by the coding sequence TTGCGCCGGCCCCCCACCCTTCCCGCTTCGCCCCGCGCGCTGTACCGGGCCGGCCTCCAGCGGGTGCGGTCCTGGGTTTCCACGGAGTTCAAGCGGTCGCTGGTCGAGCCGATCCTGCATCCCTCGACCTGGCGCATCCGCGCCCTGGGCATCTCGACGCTCATGGGCCACCCGCTGTTCTGGCTGATCTGGACGGAATGGCTGCCCCAGCCTTACGAGAACCTGGTGCTGCGCCTGCTGATGTCGGCCTTCGGCCTGAGCCTGCTGGTCATCCCGGGCATCACTGCCCGGCCGCCCAGCCGGCTGGCCGCGGCGACTTTCTCGCTCATCTTCTGGATCACCCTGCCCTGGTTTTTCTCGTGGATGTATTTCTGCAACGGCGGCAACGCGGTCTGGCTGGCCAGCCTGGGGGCGGCGGTGCTGATCTACTACCACCTCACGGACTGGCGGCTGGCCACCGTGGGCAGCTTCAGCGCGCTGGCGGTGGCCTGGGCGATGTTCAACGTCCTGTTCCCGGACTCGCCCGCCATCCCGCTCGAGCTCGCCCTCACCAACGCGATCGTGCTGTCCTTCTGCTGGTTCATGGGCATCGTGCTGGGCCTGTCCTCGTCCAACCTGCGGCGCGAGCAGCTCACTTACACGCTGGGGACGATGGGCATCATGGCGCACGAACTGCGCACGCCGCTGGCCACCATGCAGTTGATCGGCGAGGCGCTGCGCAACGAGACGCGCGACGAGATGGACGCGGCGCGGGTCGAGATGCTGTCGCAGCGCCTCACCGGCCTGGTGCGCAACATGAACCACCAGATCGACATGCAGATCACCAACGCGCGGCTGATGCGCCTGCCGATCCACACGGAGCTGGTCGGCGCGTCGGACCTGGTGCACGACGCGCTGGCGGACTATCCCTTCCGCAGCAGCCGCGAGCGCGAGAGCGTGGTGGTGCGCGTGCACTCCGACTTCCGCTTCCGCGGCTCGCGCTCGCTGTTCCAGCAGGTGATCGCCAACCTGGTGAAGAATGCGCTGCGCTCGCTGGCGGCGGCCTCCACTGCCATCCGCCCCGGCGACCTGCTGATCGAGGTCGGCGCCCAGTCCAACCGGGGGCGCATCGTCTTCACCGACAATGGCGTCGGCATGGACGCAGACCTGCAGGCAAACATCTTCCAGCCCTTCTTTTCCACGGACCGCGGCACCGGCCACGGCCTGGGGCTGGCCTTCTGCCAACGCGTGGTGCAGGCAGCCAGCGGCTCCATTCGCGTGAAATCCGCCCCACACAAGGGCGCGATGTTCACGGTCGAACTACCGCTGGCGTAG
- the cqsA gene encoding alpha-hydroxyketone-type quorum-sensing autoinducer synthase: MEVLTRPTSGTPQTKVEPGLSAHLRRRIATTFQSRWENEWGKRFVTHGSEPGPNAVRLDGNDYLSVTGHAAIVQAQLDALRRNRDFIVQSGVFQLDGSPSSRFEGALADFVGKESALLCQSGYTANLGLIQVVADPETPCYVDSLAHMSLWEGVRSAGAPAVSFRHNDPEHLDRMIRRDGRPGLVIVDSVYSTTGALCPLERIVEVAERHGCMVLVDESHSLGTHGPEGRGLCAELGLTHRVHFITASLAKAFAGRAGFFTLPDELRPYLMCHSYPSIFSSCLLPHELAGLAATLEVVRASDAERARLRANTLRMRRALEDAGYPIAHGSEQIIGLEAGPEADTLALRDRMEERGVFGAVFCAPATSRNRSMLRLTLNASLTDAEMQHVESVARELAPVVKPWEWAIARRLK; this comes from the coding sequence ATGGAAGTCCTCACGCGCCCCACCAGCGGTACCCCTCAAACGAAGGTCGAACCCGGCCTGTCCGCGCACCTGCGCCGGCGCATCGCCACCACTTTCCAGTCCCGCTGGGAAAACGAGTGGGGCAAGCGCTTCGTCACCCACGGCAGCGAGCCCGGCCCCAACGCCGTCCGCCTGGATGGCAACGACTACCTCTCGGTCACCGGCCACGCCGCGATCGTGCAGGCGCAGCTGGACGCCTTGCGGCGCAACCGCGATTTCATCGTGCAGTCGGGCGTGTTCCAGCTCGATGGCAGCCCCAGTTCGCGCTTCGAGGGCGCGCTGGCGGACTTCGTCGGCAAGGAAAGCGCGCTGCTGTGCCAGTCCGGCTACACCGCCAACCTGGGGCTGATCCAGGTGGTCGCGGACCCGGAGACGCCCTGTTACGTCGACAGCCTGGCCCACATGTCGCTGTGGGAAGGCGTGCGGTCGGCTGGCGCGCCGGCGGTGTCCTTCCGCCATAACGACCCCGAGCACCTCGATCGCATGATCCGCCGCGACGGCCGGCCGGGCCTGGTGATCGTCGACTCCGTCTACAGCACCACCGGTGCGCTCTGCCCGCTGGAACGGATCGTGGAAGTGGCGGAGCGCCACGGCTGCATGGTCCTGGTCGACGAATCGCATTCACTCGGCACGCATGGCCCCGAGGGCCGTGGCCTGTGTGCGGAGCTGGGGCTCACGCATCGCGTCCACTTCATCACGGCCAGCCTGGCCAAGGCCTTTGCCGGCCGCGCGGGCTTCTTCACGCTGCCGGACGAACTGCGGCCCTACCTCATGTGCCACAGCTATCCGAGCATCTTCAGCTCCTGCCTGCTGCCGCACGAACTGGCGGGCCTGGCGGCGACGCTGGAAGTGGTGCGCGCCAGCGACGCGGAGCGCGCGCGGCTGCGCGCCAACACGCTGCGCATGCGGCGGGCCTTGGAGGACGCGGGCTACCCCATCGCGCACGGCAGCGAGCAGATCATCGGCCTGGAAGCCGGGCCCGAGGCGGACACCTTGGCACTGCGCGATCGCATGGAGGAGCGCGGCGTGTTCGGTGCCGTGTTCTGCGCACCGGCGACCAGCCGCAACCGCTCGATGCTGCGGCTGACGCTCAATGCGTCATTGACCGACGCGGAGATGCAGCACGTGGAGTCCGTGGCGCGCGAACTGGCGCCGGTGGTGAAGCCGTGGGAGTGGGCGATCGCGCGGCGGTTGAAGTAG